The Puniceicoccales bacterium genome includes the window GTATTTGAGAAAAACATAGCCATTGGACGGCCAATTTTACCCATAGACCAATATAAAATTGGCAAGGTAAGCAACAACCAAAGATGTTCTGGATTAGCAAATTCTATGTTCAATTTTTACCTCCTTCAGATTTTGATTCCATAGCGCTGCTATGCTGTCTGTTTTTTCTATGCTCTATTATTCTGACGAAATTGCAGGCCTTGACGTAGATTTCCCGCTGCTGTTTGTCCGAATAGGTTTTGGCGGCAAATTTTGCAAAATCGGAGTATTTTAATATGTCGGCCAATAGACTGGATGTTTGCCAATCTAATTTCACACTCTTATCAAAAATTTTTAAAAATTCTTCGCTGGTTTTCGACAGTACCCGTATATTATATTCTCTTTGCAAATAACAGCGAATGGCATTGGAGACGAGCACAGCAAACTCATCTGTTGTTTCTGGTCCAATGAATTTCCTTGAATGTTTTAGATCTCTAAAGACCTCTTCAAAGGAGGACAGCGATGGCTGTAAAATTTTATATTTCGGACGACGGATGATTAAATATAGTAGCAATGCCAATAATAGCAATAGAGAGATACCAATTAAAATCACTGGTAAATAATTTCCGGTTTCAACGGGCTGAATGAATGGCTTCAATTCGAATAAATTGGCCTGATCTTGCACCATATTCGAATGAACCATCGGTATACCTGAAATCAAAAATAAAATAATACACAACAAAATTCTCATAGCTGCTGCGTTTAGTGATCCTATTTCCTGCGTTTCGCAAGTCAATAAATTCTAAACAAAATTACATAAGTTTAGATAAATTTACAACAAATTTGACATTTATCTGGGCTATGCCCTCGGGCTTTACAAAATTCTCGACCAAATAAAATCATGCGAATATGCAGATCATGCCATTTAGTTTTATCAAACAATCTCTTTAGATCCGTTTCGGTTTGGATTACATTTCTGCCATTGCTCAAGCCCCAGCGCTTGGCTAGTCTATGAATATGGGTGTCCACAGGGAAGGCGTAGCCACCAAAGGCCTGAGAGTATACCACCGAAGCGGTTTTATGCCCTACTCCAGGCAGAGATTCAAGTTCTTTCATTGATTTGGGGACCTGGCCGTCGAATTTGGAGATCAATATTTCAGCCAGAAGTTTTATGGCCTTTGTCTTTGTCCTAAACAATCCGCAAGGTTTTATTATAGATTCCAATTCATCGGCGGATATTTTTGAAATGTCTTTCGGGGTGGATGTTCTTTGGAATAGCTCCTTTGTCACTCGATTGACCTGGCTATCGGTGCATTGGGCCGATAGTATCACAGCCATTAGTAATGTAAATGGATCGCTGTGTTTCAATGGGATGTCGATTTTAGGATAGGTTTTGGTCAAAATTTCTTCCACAAAATTCGCCCTGGTAAGTATGTTATCCATTGACATCTTTTGATAGTTTAGCCACGATTAAATTAAAATCATCAGGGAGATCTGAGGAAAAACTCATCCTTTCTTGGCTGGCTGGATGGGTCAATTCCAGATGCACAGCGTGTAGCATAACTCGTTCACATTCAACAGAATTTGATGAATGTGTCTGGCCATAGGTACGATCTCCAAGGATGGGATGTCCGATATGACTCAGATGTACCCGAATTTGATGAGTTCTTCCGGTGATTGGGTTAACATTTAAAAGCGCAGTGGATTTAAAATTATTGCATAGATTCCATAGAGTTGTGGCCTTTCGTCCTTTGGACGTGATGCACATCCGCGTCCTTATGACTTTACTTCGTCCTATGGGTTCATTTATTATGCCGGTTTTAATGGAAAAATTTCCTTCGACGATGCAGACATATTTTTTTTGGATTCTGTGCTGAGAAAATTGTTCTATGAGAGACAGATAGGCCTTGTCTGTTTTGGCAAAGACCATTACGCCGGAAGTTTCCTTGTCCAGCCTATGGACCACTCCTGGCCTCAATTCACCACCCAATGGACTTAAAGCACAATGGGATAGTACCATTTCCACAAGGGTTGGTTCCAAGGTACCATTGCCCCTATGGACTACGATGCCTGGTTTTTTGTTTACCACCAACAAAAATTCATCTTCGAATATTATGTCTATGGGAATATCTATGGGCTGCAGATTCCTTGCCGTTGGCCTTAGTTCTAAAAATGTGACCAGATCGCCGGATTTCAACAAAAAATTCTTCTTTACCAGTAGGCCATTCACCATCACGCCATTGATTGTAAAAATTTTTTGAATATGACTTCTAGACATATCTTCCAGATGTTCTGACAGGAATAAATCTACTCTCTTCCCGGTTGAATCAATTTCCACCGAAAGTTCTTGCCATTTGCCATGATTTACGATATCGTCTGTCATTGGATCAATGGATAGGTATAACCAGTAAAGTTACAATAAAAGATGTGGCTAAACATGCCATATTTATCATAAGAGATATTTTATCATTTTTATCGAGCTTAACAATGATGGTGGGTATAGGTGTTATGTGATGCATGGATTTAAGGTTAGCATATTATGGCCAAAAATGCTTGTCAATAATATGCGATGATAGGACTAAAGTATTATTGATTACTGGCAATGAAAGCTGTGTAAATTCCAATTTTCTTAAAAGTTCGTCTATTTTTAAATCTATAGTTGCCATGGCTTCTATAATTATTTTACAATTTTTTAACCTAGGCAATAAAATTATTTTTTTTACAATAACAACCAATATATCATGAGATTATTACAAGAGATGCAACTAAACCTATTGGCGTTTGAATCCATAGGTTTGGTATTTGCCCATTCATTTTTCATGGAGCACCGGCGCAACATGTGTATTTTACAGGGGATCCGGCAATTATTACTTTTGGCAGTAAAATTTCCTTCCAATTTGGTCACGATTTCTTTTCTTGAAAAATGGATGGCGTGCGGTATTTCAATTTTTAATCGCTACACAAAATCGGTGGAAACCGAGGATGTATGCGGTGGATTGTACCTTAAGTGGCTCTACTACAATCCGGTAGGTGAACTTACATTGAACCTGCTTGTGAAAAGAAAAGTCACTTCATCTATATTTGGAATGTATATGCGATCTAGGCGGTCCAAAGGAAAGATATTGCCCTTCATAGAAAAGCATGGGATAGCACCGGAGTCCTTTGAAAAAGATGTGGAGGATTTTCTGTCCTTTGATGATTTTTTTTCCAGAAAATTGAAAAAAAGTGCCAGACCCATTGCCACCGCAGATGGGCATATTATATCTCCTTGTGATGGAAGGCATTTAATCATTCAAAATAGTAATGCTCTGCCATCATTTTTTGTGAAGGGTCAGAAATTTGATCTGTATTCGTTGCTCATTGATAGGCAGTTATATGAACATTTTAAAGATGGAATGGTTATGATCTCTAGGCTTAGCCCGGTGGATTATCATAGGTTTCATTTTCCATGTAATTGTGTGCCAATGCAGTATTATAAAATAAATGGCGATTATTTTTCAGTGAATCCTATGGTCACGAAAAAATTTTTGAAGATTTTTTTTCAAAATAAACGCGAAGTTACTCTGTTGAAAACAGCTGACGTCGGTATGATAGCTATGATTGAAATCGGTGCCACATTTATTGGTAGCATCCATCAATCATTCAAATTGAATGAAAAATATTTTATTGGTCAAGAAAAAGGATATTTTAGCTTTGGAGGTTCGACAATCATAACGATTTTCGAAAATGACAAGGTTAAGTTTTCCGAT containing:
- a CDS encoding RluA family pseudouridine synthase, producing the protein MTDDIVNHGKWQELSVEIDSTGKRVDLFLSEHLEDMSRSHIQKIFTINGVMVNGLLVKKNFLLKSGDLVTFLELRPTARNLQPIDIPIDIIFEDEFLLVVNKKPGIVVHRGNGTLEPTLVEMVLSHCALSPLGGELRPGVVHRLDKETSGVMVFAKTDKAYLSLIEQFSQHRIQKKYVCIVEGNFSIKTGIINEPIGRSKVIRTRMCITSKGRKATTLWNLCNNFKSTALLNVNPITGRTHQIRVHLSHIGHPILGDRTYGQTHSSNSVECERVMLHAVHLELTHPASQERMSFSSDLPDDFNLIVAKLSKDVNG
- the nth gene encoding endonuclease III, which translates into the protein MSMDNILTRANFVEEILTKTYPKIDIPLKHSDPFTLLMAVILSAQCTDSQVNRVTKELFQRTSTPKDISKISADELESIIKPCGLFRTKTKAIKLLAEILISKFDGQVPKSMKELESLPGVGHKTASVVYSQAFGGYAFPVDTHIHRLAKRWGLSNGRNVIQTETDLKRLFDKTKWHDLHIRMILFGREFCKARGHSPDKCQICCKFI
- the asd gene encoding archaetidylserine decarboxylase (Phosphatidylserine decarboxylase is synthesized as a single chain precursor. Generation of the pyruvoyl active site from a Ser is coupled to cleavage of a Gly-Ser bond between the larger (beta) and smaller (alpha chains). It is an integral membrane protein.) — encoded protein: MRLLQEMQLNLLAFESIGLVFAHSFFMEHRRNMCILQGIRQLLLLAVKFPSNLVTISFLEKWMACGISIFNRYTKSVETEDVCGGLYLKWLYYNPVGELTLNLLVKRKVTSSIFGMYMRSRRSKGKILPFIEKHGIAPESFEKDVEDFLSFDDFFSRKLKKSARPIATADGHIISPCDGRHLIIQNSNALPSFFVKGQKFDLYSLLIDRQLYEHFKDGMVMISRLSPVDYHRFHFPCNCVPMQYYKINGDYFSVNPMVTKKFLKIFFQNKREVTLLKTADVGMIAMIEIGATFIGSIHQSFKLNEKYFIGQEKGYFSFGGSTIITIFENDKVKFSDDLIKNSKDGMETYILMGDSIAMKTK